Proteins encoded together in one Temnothorax longispinosus isolate EJ_2023e chromosome 5, Tlon_JGU_v1, whole genome shotgun sequence window:
- the LOC139813895 gene encoding uncharacterized protein isoform X2 translates to MADTLTMEKLIAFLKADLSFACCWPLPPTATKCERIRNKIFRYFSVLHGMIMVVAIVYTIYSNRSDLFLIMKLCCELCTTTEVPLQIICFSIQYNRLQYVIYELEDYCKRAKPEERTIFHRYIDSCKSIYIGSICAFTVTGLLLIISPVVEPHPFPIDIEYPFSVDYQPLKIIIYLHHILLIYQSYTQVCANIFIALLLWFVSARCDILSSRFRAVTKFTELRACIEEHQELLWYGRKVTLSIRYVMLASLAISTIVIIFTGCTFLSRQPMSVKSTFLIFFISSLAKVYLCAWPADHLLSAYVSTAFSYLATFRIILDESDED, encoded by the exons ATGGCGGATACACTGACGATGGAGAAGCTTATCGCGTTTTTGAAAGCGGACTTGTCGTTCGCTTGTTGCTGGCCGTTGCCACCAACCGCCACAAAATGCGAAAgaatacgtaataaaatatttcgctaTTTTTCCGTACTGCATGGAATGATTATGGTGGTTGCAATAGTATATACGATTTATAGCAATCGGTcagatttatttttgataatgaaATTATGCTGCGAGTTATGTACCACTACTGAAGTTCCTTTGCAAATAATTTGCTTCTCGATTCAATACAATCGTCTCCAA TACGTAATTTACGAATTGGAAGATTATTGCAAGCGAGCGAAACCAGAGGAGAGGACCATTTTTCATCGATATATTGACAGTTGTAAATCGATATATATAGGCTCAATATGCGCCTTCACCGTTACCGGCTTGTTGCTCATCATCAGTCCTGTAGTAGAACCCCATCCTTTTCCCATCGACATAGAATATCCATTTTCCGTGGACTATCAACctttaaagattataatttatctacATCACATATTACTCATATATCAAAGTTACACGCAGGTAtgcgcaaatatttttatcgcacTTCTGTTGTGGTTCGTGTCAGCGAGATGTGATATCTTATCAAGTAGATTCCGAGCCGTCACGAAATTTACCGAGTTGCGTGCATGTATAGAAGAACATCAAGAGTTACTatg GTATGGAAGAAAGGTTACCCTTTCTATTCGATATGTAATGTTAGCGTCGTTAGCCATCAGTACgatagttattatttttactggTTGCACTTTTCTTAGC CGACAACCAATGTCAGTAAAATCTACGTTCTTAATCTTCTTTATTTCATCTCTCGCAAAAGTATATTTGTGTGCGTGGCCAGCTGACCATCTGCTAAGTGCA TACGTCTCAACTGCCTTCTCCTATCTGGCTACTTTTCGAATTATACTTGACGAAAGCGATGAGGACTAA
- the LOC139813895 gene encoding uncharacterized protein isoform X1 has product MADTLTMEKLIAFLKADLSFACCWPLPPTATKCERIRNKIFRYFSVLHGMIMVVAIVYTIYSNRSDLFLIMKLCCELCTTTEVPLQIICFSIQYNRLQYVIYELEDYCKRAKPEERTIFHRYIDSCKSIYIGSICAFTVTGLLLIISPVVEPHPFPIDIEYPFSVDYQPLKIIIYLHHILLIYQSYTQVCANIFIALLLWFVSARCDILSSRFRAVTKFTELRACIEEHQELLWYGRKVTLSIRYVMLASLAISTIVIIFTGCTFLSRQPMSVKSTFLIFFISSLAKVYLCAWPADHLLSASSNVAHAAYDSMWYNGKVDFQKNFLHTLLRAQQPIAVNVPCMLPTVSLNYYASYVSTAFSYLATFRIILDESDED; this is encoded by the exons ATGGCGGATACACTGACGATGGAGAAGCTTATCGCGTTTTTGAAAGCGGACTTGTCGTTCGCTTGTTGCTGGCCGTTGCCACCAACCGCCACAAAATGCGAAAgaatacgtaataaaatatttcgctaTTTTTCCGTACTGCATGGAATGATTATGGTGGTTGCAATAGTATATACGATTTATAGCAATCGGTcagatttatttttgataatgaaATTATGCTGCGAGTTATGTACCACTACTGAAGTTCCTTTGCAAATAATTTGCTTCTCGATTCAATACAATCGTCTCCAA TACGTAATTTACGAATTGGAAGATTATTGCAAGCGAGCGAAACCAGAGGAGAGGACCATTTTTCATCGATATATTGACAGTTGTAAATCGATATATATAGGCTCAATATGCGCCTTCACCGTTACCGGCTTGTTGCTCATCATCAGTCCTGTAGTAGAACCCCATCCTTTTCCCATCGACATAGAATATCCATTTTCCGTGGACTATCAACctttaaagattataatttatctacATCACATATTACTCATATATCAAAGTTACACGCAGGTAtgcgcaaatatttttatcgcacTTCTGTTGTGGTTCGTGTCAGCGAGATGTGATATCTTATCAAGTAGATTCCGAGCCGTCACGAAATTTACCGAGTTGCGTGCATGTATAGAAGAACATCAAGAGTTACTatg GTATGGAAGAAAGGTTACCCTTTCTATTCGATATGTAATGTTAGCGTCGTTAGCCATCAGTACgatagttattatttttactggTTGCACTTTTCTTAGC CGACAACCAATGTCAGTAAAATCTACGTTCTTAATCTTCTTTATTTCATCTCTCGCAAAAGTATATTTGTGTGCGTGGCCAGCTGACCATCTGCTAAGTGCA aGCTCTAATGTTGCACACGCAGCGTATGATTCGATGTGGTATAACGGGAAAGttgattttcaaaaaaactttttacacaCTTTATTGCGTGCCCAACAACCTATAGCTGTAAATGTACCTTGCATGTTACCGACtgtttcgttaaattattatgccTCA TACGTCTCAACTGCCTTCTCCTATCTGGCTACTTTTCGAATTATACTTGACGAAAGCGATGAGGACTAA